One part of the [Synechococcus] sp. NIES-970 genome encodes these proteins:
- a CDS encoding two-component hybrid sensor and regulator gives MARETVDTNDQAYEFFVQEAQELLQHLESGLMTLSQDHETPKIHGLMRAAHSIKGGAACVGLMAIQSIAHDLENGIRALYKEDTVFDVELENLLLQAYDALQEPINQQIHQGVYDPDHAIERAKPIFGQLEQKLGHALDEAAELPEMQMEGDITEFIFKEEVPQALGRLENYVKNPPSKNPKGELASQIEVLATLGDMLNLEGFAAIAQAANEALKVNEAQYVQIARLALADFKAGQAAVLDGDRSQGGEPSEALLQLTQAGDPSAVLSMPAQEEPFLNEAEIASLVTFGESDNDTGDFDNSLSLDPDELAALEFLTQDATTETPILSEADLAGLIIEDEASDDAEAAPVDLASFVMMAEEEPIAAIAATPSPPAPSPVAPPSSAPASIPAPEPAKKIAAPAETVVPMPATAAASPALPTIDTSTLSVRLEMGRLNHLNNLVGELVTQDNSALLRNKQSSDALSSLKRWYNRFNKITGQFQQYAKELIIKNPQARVQLAQFVIFASTMTEEMAQLSETIEDTTLIAQQDQQALKQRQQTLKQLENNLLQARMLPIGDLLNRFPRTVRDLSIKGNKPVTLNLEGTNTLVDRAVLSKLYDPLVHLVRNAFDHGIDSPEERLASNKSEEGTITIKAYNRGNSTYVEIKDNGRGINIDKVREKAVRRGLVSPSEAAALTDAQIYELLFVPGFSTADKVSHLSGRGVGLDAVRLQIRALKGNISLTSTPNKGTTFTLRLPWSMTITKLLIFRWQESFFAIPVNSLSAIAAASKQDLLMKDNQEQFRWQGQSVPLVQTLLNRFNYPASIIASRQQMGALAQSSASNVWNQAGQQMILVITQGTEAVGLRVDQILLEQDLVIKPFSTAIAPPTYMSGCTILGDGRLVPVLDGAALIERVLQKDSQNVAIIDTQLQNLQPKLALPTVLAIDDSLTTRQTLSTTLQKAGYRVIQAQDGADGLNQLELHPEVEGVICDVEMPQMNGFEFLGRCRKKHPKTDLPVLMLTSRGSKRYRQLAQQLGANGYLTKPYLDQELIETLQQAVAETKAQQKAIASP, from the coding sequence ATGGCTAGGGAAACTGTTGATACCAACGATCAAGCCTACGAATTCTTTGTGCAGGAAGCACAGGAGCTCTTACAGCACCTCGAATCTGGTTTGATGACCCTTTCCCAGGATCATGAGACCCCAAAAATCCACGGCTTGATGCGGGCAGCCCATTCCATTAAGGGAGGGGCTGCCTGTGTAGGGTTGATGGCAATCCAGTCCATTGCCCACGACCTAGAAAATGGTATTCGTGCCCTCTATAAAGAAGATACGGTGTTCGATGTGGAACTGGAAAATCTCCTGCTTCAGGCCTATGATGCGCTTCAGGAGCCGATTAATCAACAAATTCACCAGGGAGTCTATGACCCCGACCATGCCATTGAGCGGGCCAAGCCAATCTTTGGTCAATTAGAACAAAAGCTAGGTCATGCCCTTGACGAGGCAGCAGAATTACCCGAGATGCAGATGGAGGGAGACATCACGGAATTTATTTTCAAAGAAGAAGTCCCCCAGGCCCTCGGCCGCCTCGAAAACTATGTCAAAAATCCTCCCAGTAAAAACCCGAAGGGGGAGCTTGCCTCACAAATTGAAGTGTTAGCGACCCTCGGCGATATGTTGAACTTAGAAGGTTTTGCGGCAATTGCTCAAGCTGCTAACGAAGCCCTCAAGGTCAATGAAGCGCAATACGTGCAAATTGCACGGTTGGCCCTCGCTGATTTTAAGGCAGGTCAAGCCGCGGTGCTCGATGGCGATCGCAGCCAGGGAGGGGAGCCCAGCGAAGCCCTTCTCCAACTAACCCAGGCGGGGGATCCCAGTGCTGTGCTTTCGATGCCAGCACAGGAAGAACCATTCCTCAATGAAGCCGAAATTGCCTCCCTGGTTACCTTTGGAGAGTCTGATAATGACACTGGTGATTTTGATAATAGTTTGTCTCTAGATCCAGATGAATTGGCCGCCCTAGAATTTTTGACCCAAGACGCGACCACAGAAACGCCCATTTTGAGTGAAGCGGATTTGGCGGGATTAATCATCGAAGATGAAGCAAGTGACGATGCTGAAGCTGCCCCGGTAGATCTCGCCAGCTTTGTGATGATGGCAGAAGAAGAGCCCATTGCGGCGATCGCCGCCACTCCCAGTCCCCCAGCACCTAGCCCCGTCGCACCACCGTCCTCTGCCCCTGCGTCTATTCCGGCCCCGGAACCAGCTAAAAAAATAGCGGCCCCCGCAGAAACTGTCGTGCCGATGCCTGCCACGGCTGCCGCCAGTCCGGCCCTGCCCACCATCGATACCAGTACCTTGAGTGTCCGCTTAGAAATGGGCCGCCTCAACCACCTCAATAACCTGGTAGGAGAACTGGTCACCCAAGATAACAGTGCCTTACTCCGCAACAAGCAAAGCAGTGATGCTTTGAGTTCTCTCAAGCGATGGTATAACCGTTTCAACAAAATTACAGGCCAATTTCAGCAATATGCAAAGGAATTGATCATTAAAAATCCCCAGGCTCGGGTTCAACTGGCCCAGTTTGTTATTTTTGCCTCCACCATGACGGAGGAAATGGCCCAACTCAGTGAGACCATCGAAGATACGACTCTCATTGCCCAGCAGGATCAGCAAGCCCTCAAGCAGCGTCAACAAACCCTCAAGCAACTCGAAAATAACCTCCTCCAGGCCCGCATGCTGCCCATTGGGGATTTGTTAAATCGCTTTCCCCGGACAGTCCGAGACCTCTCGATCAAGGGTAACAAGCCTGTGACTCTCAATCTGGAGGGGACCAATACATTAGTTGACCGGGCGGTGCTCTCTAAGCTCTACGATCCCTTAGTACATTTAGTCCGTAACGCCTTTGACCATGGTATTGACTCCCCGGAAGAGCGTCTCGCCAGCAACAAATCTGAAGAAGGAACCATTACGATTAAGGCCTATAACCGGGGGAACTCCACCTACGTAGAAATCAAAGATAATGGTCGGGGCATCAATATTGACAAGGTGCGAGAAAAAGCGGTGCGCCGCGGTTTAGTCAGTCCCTCGGAAGCAGCAGCCCTGACCGATGCCCAAATTTATGAGCTGTTATTTGTGCCGGGCTTTTCGACGGCGGATAAGGTGAGCCATTTGTCTGGCCGCGGGGTAGGCCTCGATGCGGTACGCCTGCAAATTCGCGCCCTGAAGGGAAATATTTCCCTCACTTCAACACCGAATAAGGGGACGACTTTTACCCTCCGGTTGCCCTGGAGCATGACGATCACAAAATTATTAATCTTCCGGTGGCAGGAAAGTTTCTTTGCGATTCCGGTCAATAGTTTGTCGGCGATCGCCGCTGCCAGCAAACAGGATCTCCTCATGAAGGACAATCAAGAACAGTTCCGCTGGCAGGGCCAGAGCGTTCCCCTCGTCCAAACTCTCCTGAATCGATTTAACTATCCTGCCTCGATTATTGCTAGTCGCCAACAGATGGGAGCCCTCGCCCAAAGTAGTGCCAGTAATGTTTGGAATCAGGCGGGTCAGCAAATGATTCTCGTGATTACCCAGGGAACCGAAGCGGTTGGGCTGCGGGTAGACCAAATTTTGTTGGAACAGGATCTCGTGATCAAACCTTTCAGCACGGCGATCGCCCCACCAACTTATATGTCTGGTTGCACAATTTTGGGAGATGGCCGCCTTGTCCCTGTTCTAGATGGAGCCGCTTTGATAGAACGAGTTCTCCAAAAAGACAGCCAAAATGTGGCAATTATCGACACCCAATTGCAAAATCTCCAGCCGAAATTAGCTCTACCCACGGTGCTCGCCATCGATGATTCCCTGACCACAAGGCAAACCCTCTCGACGACTCTCCAAAAGGCAGGCTACCGTGTCATCCAAGCCCAAGATGGTGCCGATGGCCTCAATCAACTGGAGTTGCACCCAGAGGTAGAAGGGGTTATTTGTGATGTGGAAATGCCCCAGATGAATGGTTTTGAATTTCTTGGGCGCTGTCGGAAAAAACATCCGAAAACAGACCTGCCAGTGTTGATGTTGACGTCTCGCGGCAGCAAGCGTTACCGACAGTTGGCACAACAATTAGGGGCTAATGGCTACTTGACGAAGCCTTATTTGGATCAAGAACTCATTGAAACCCTGCAACAGGCTGTGGCCGAAACAAAAGCCCAACAAAAGGCGATCGCCAGCCCTTAG
- a CDS encoding hypothetical protein (conserved hypothetical protein) → MTSYSTFSARAEMSELRRLKTLLPPELQSWVMVEGTTEVNPPLIRCEELGKDEVEIQIDLAKWENLALDQRNLLFWHEVAKVQNDTIPREGWEMAALAIGLGGAVGELWVQDGLLLVLAIALCSFSGYRLWQKNSGEKRMTVAIEADEQAIRLATRFGYTLPNAYKSLGSALKTLIEQTPNRRRRKDYETRLQFLRKSAAKAKTQMEDQQVRRPKMG, encoded by the coding sequence ATGACTTCCTATTCCACTTTTTCTGCCAGAGCCGAAATGAGTGAACTTCGTCGCCTTAAGACGCTCCTCCCTCCTGAATTACAGAGTTGGGTCATGGTTGAAGGGACCACGGAGGTGAATCCTCCGCTCATTCGCTGCGAAGAACTGGGGAAAGATGAAGTAGAAATTCAGATTGATTTGGCTAAATGGGAAAACCTCGCCCTGGACCAGCGTAATCTGCTTTTTTGGCATGAAGTTGCTAAGGTGCAAAATGATACGATTCCCCGGGAAGGCTGGGAAATGGCGGCCTTGGCCATCGGCTTAGGGGGCGCGGTAGGGGAACTTTGGGTACAAGATGGTCTTTTACTGGTCTTGGCGATCGCCCTTTGTAGCTTTTCCGGCTATCGATTATGGCAAAAAAATAGTGGCGAAAAACGGATGACTGTGGCCATTGAAGCAGACGAACAGGCCATCCGGCTAGCCACCCGTTTCGGTTACACTCTCCCTAACGCTTACAAGAGTTTAGGTAGTGCCCTAAAAACATTGATTGAGCAGACTCCCAATCGCCGCAGACGGAAGGACTATGAAACGCGTCTCCAATTTTTGCGCAAAAGTGCGGCTAAAGCGAAAACCCAGATGGAAGACCAGCAGGTGCGCCGCCCAAAAATGGGCTAA
- a CDS encoding transcriptional regulator, ArsR family — protein MPDDPSISPEVLQQVASYFSVLGEPMRLRILSILRDGEHCVQDLVIATDTSQANVSKHLKIMLQAGILQRRSAGTSAYYRVSDELIYDLCNLVCNRLAERIEEQAKKFRNTSLVL, from the coding sequence ATGCCCGACGACCCTTCGATCTCCCCAGAAGTCCTTCAACAGGTAGCTTCATACTTTAGTGTTCTGGGAGAACCGATGCGTCTCAGGATTCTCAGCATCTTGCGGGATGGTGAGCATTGTGTCCAAGATCTAGTGATCGCAACCGACACCAGTCAAGCGAATGTATCTAAACATCTCAAGATTATGCTCCAGGCTGGTATCTTACAACGTCGTAGTGCAGGTACTTCTGCTTATTACCGGGTAAGTGACGAACTCATCTACGATTTATGCAACCTCGTTTGCAATCGTCTGGCGGAGCGCATTGAAGAACAGGCCAAGAAATTTCGGAATACTTCTCTTGTGCTTTGA
- the accB gene encoding acetyl-CoA carboxylase, biotin carboxyl carrier protein: MAINLQEIQELLSTIGQTNVTEFELKTDDFELRVSKGTVVTAAPLVASPEVIVQANPAAVVAQTTTTPEVTPVEAPTTGATIDDKWVPITSPMVGTFYRSPAPGESPFVAIGDRVGNGQTVCIIEAMKLMNEIEAEISGEVVKIVVEDGEPIEFGQTLMWINPA, encoded by the coding sequence GTGGCTATCAATTTACAAGAGATCCAAGAGTTACTATCTACCATTGGTCAGACCAATGTCACCGAGTTCGAGCTCAAAACCGATGATTTTGAGCTCCGGGTGAGTAAAGGAACAGTTGTTACCGCTGCCCCGCTGGTCGCTTCCCCCGAGGTAATTGTTCAAGCTAACCCAGCAGCCGTTGTTGCTCAAACAACGACGACCCCAGAGGTAACCCCCGTTGAAGCACCGACAACTGGCGCCACCATTGATGATAAGTGGGTTCCCATTACTTCCCCCATGGTTGGTACTTTCTATCGCTCTCCAGCGCCAGGGGAATCACCCTTTGTGGCCATTGGCGATCGCGTGGGCAACGGACAAACCGTTTGCATCATCGAAGCGATGAAATTAATGAATGAAATTGAAGCGGAAATTAGTGGCGAAGTGGTAAAAATTGTCGTTGAAGATGGTGAACCCATTGAGTTTGGACAAACTCTGATGTGGATCAACCCTGCATAA
- the efp gene encoding translation elongation factor P, with product MISSNDFRTGTSIELDGSVWRVVEFLHVKPGKGSAFVRTKLKNAQTGSVVEKTFRAGETVPQAVLDKRTMQHTYKEGDDFVFMDMETYEEVRLTENQIGDRVKYLMEEMEVNVLFWNTQVIDVELPNTVVLEVTETDPGVKGDTATGGTKPAIVSTGAQVNVPLFISIGERIKIDTRSDTYLGRE from the coding sequence ATGATTTCAAGTAATGACTTCCGTACTGGTACCTCCATTGAATTAGACGGCTCTGTATGGCGCGTCGTCGAATTTCTCCACGTAAAACCTGGTAAAGGTTCTGCCTTTGTACGCACCAAACTCAAAAATGCCCAGACTGGCAGTGTGGTTGAAAAAACTTTCCGCGCCGGCGAAACCGTGCCCCAGGCTGTTTTAGACAAACGCACCATGCAACATACCTATAAAGAAGGTGACGATTTTGTCTTTATGGATATGGAAACCTATGAGGAAGTCCGCTTAACCGAAAATCAAATCGGCGATCGCGTGAAGTACCTCATGGAAGAAATGGAAGTAAACGTTTTGTTCTGGAATACCCAGGTTATTGACGTAGAATTACCAAATACCGTCGTCCTCGAAGTCACTGAAACTGACCCTGGCGTTAAAGGCGACACTGCCACAGGTGGGACAAAACCGGCGATCGTCTCTACCGGTGCCCAGGTAAATGTCCCCCTCTTTATCTCCATCGGTGAGCGGATCAAAATCGACACCCGCAGCGATACCTATCTCGGACGCGAATAA
- a CDS encoding hypothetical protein (conserved hypothetical protein): MGMKLFQDFLSLFLQDKCPLCDRPGVNVVCNDCDRQLHQTKLVNPKRYWRGDLPLFAWGQYDGILKRAIAAMKYNNHPQLGQWLGTQLGLQWRQSFPHLSTLTVVPIPMHPEKQKQRGFNQAELIARQFARVSKLHYRPQILRRTKATQALFELTVPQRRQELQQAFSLDLQGAQKLPKQPILLIDDIYTTGTTAAEVQRTLTKAGLKVYGIGAIATPKKETSRR, translated from the coding sequence ATGGGCATGAAGCTTTTTCAGGATTTTCTTTCTCTTTTCCTTCAGGATAAATGTCCTCTATGCGATCGCCCTGGGGTCAACGTGGTTTGTAACGACTGCGATCGCCAACTGCACCAAACAAAGTTAGTTAATCCAAAACGCTACTGGCGCGGGGATCTACCGCTATTTGCTTGGGGCCAATATGATGGCATTCTCAAACGGGCGATCGCCGCGATGAAATATAACAATCACCCCCAACTGGGGCAATGGCTCGGCACGCAACTGGGTTTGCAGTGGCGCCAATCTTTTCCGCATTTGTCAACCTTAACCGTCGTTCCCATTCCGATGCACCCCGAAAAACAAAAACAGCGGGGTTTTAACCAGGCAGAACTGATTGCCCGTCAATTTGCCCGAGTTAGTAAGTTGCATTACCGCCCCCAAATCCTACGGCGGACCAAAGCCACCCAGGCTCTCTTTGAGCTGACTGTGCCACAACGACGGCAGGAACTGCAACAGGCTTTTTCCCTCGATCTTCAAGGGGCTCAAAAATTACCAAAACAACCGATTTTATTGATCGATGACATTTACACCACCGGGACAACCGCCGCCGAAGTGCAGCGCACCTTGACCAAAGCAGGGCTGAAAGTTTATGGCATTGGGGCGATCGCCACCCCAAAAAAAGAAACAAGCCGACGGTGA
- a CDS encoding hypothetical protein (conserved hypothetical protein) — protein MNMIEYDPETDTAYLKIQEGNYLESEEISAGVILDYDQNENVIALELLGVKSLQPSQWQSLKSQMPVSAYEQLQVFFANASHV, from the coding sequence ATGAACATGATCGAATACGACCCAGAAACGGATACCGCCTATCTTAAGATTCAGGAGGGGAATTATCTTGAGTCTGAAGAAATTAGTGCAGGTGTAATTTTAGATTATGACCAGAACGAAAACGTTATTGCTTTGGAATTGTTAGGGGTTAAATCGCTTCAACCGAGCCAATGGCAAAGCTTAAAGTCTCAAATGCCAGTGAGTGCTTATGAACAGTTACAAGTCTTTTTTGCAAATGCAAGTCACGTCTAG
- a CDS encoding hypothetical protein (conserved hypothetical protein), with product MADPLDGDILSHHAHEVLQRSDRNCIDPAWIQRALAEPDYVDRDERTNALRVWKRIPEYGNRALRVVYNPEKQPPVIITVFFDRGFKG from the coding sequence ATGGCTGATCCTCTTGATGGGGATATTCTTTCCCATCACGCCCATGAAGTTTTACAACGAAGTGATCGCAATTGTATTGATCCAGCGTGGATACAACGAGCTTTAGCAGAACCTGATTATGTTGATCGGGATGAGAGGACGAATGCTCTAAGGGTTTGGAAGCGCATTCCAGAATATGGAAATCGTGCTTTGAGGGTTGTTTACAATCCAGAAAAACAACCTCCTGTAATTATCACTGTATTTTTTGACAGGGGCTTTAAGGGATGA
- a CDS encoding dioxygenase — protein sequence MGNVINQTWQKTALSWEYHKAANPRLAEVPIRAFPARLHETGETRIIALDLAPELGTKYPATTPNLLANYIRIKPGEKIQAIAASSSEVFYVMRGAGRTETEYGVLEWKKGDSFTLPMNAGVTHYADEDSALYWVHDAPMLAYLGVRPTAPRFEPAFYAGEYLNGEIERIREEGIRRNLNRNGVILGNPESEATRTATHTMWSLYNLVPPHSSQKPHRHNSIALDLAVSAKENTYTLIGKSLDNDGNIINPVKVMWQPNSVFVTPPSLWHSHHNESDADAFVFPVQDAGMQIYMRTLDIQFAK from the coding sequence ATGGGAAATGTGATCAATCAAACTTGGCAAAAAACAGCCCTGAGCTGGGAATATCACAAGGCCGCAAACCCACGCCTTGCAGAAGTGCCGATTCGTGCTTTTCCTGCCAGACTCCATGAAACCGGAGAAACGCGCATTATTGCCCTAGATCTGGCTCCAGAATTGGGCACGAAATATCCTGCCACAACTCCCAATCTCCTCGCTAACTACATCCGCATCAAGCCCGGGGAAAAAATTCAGGCGATCGCTGCTTCTAGTTCCGAAGTTTTTTATGTGATGCGCGGCGCTGGACGCACAGAAACAGAATATGGCGTACTCGAGTGGAAAAAAGGTGATTCCTTTACCCTGCCGATGAATGCTGGTGTCACCCACTATGCCGACGAAGATAGTGCCCTGTACTGGGTCCATGACGCGCCGATGTTGGCCTATTTAGGGGTCCGGCCCACAGCTCCCCGCTTTGAACCGGCTTTTTATGCAGGTGAATATCTCAATGGTGAAATCGAGCGAATCCGTGAAGAGGGCATCCGTCGCAACCTCAATCGCAATGGTGTGATTTTAGGCAACCCTGAAAGTGAAGCCACCCGCACCGCCACCCATACCATGTGGTCTTTATACAATCTCGTACCACCCCATTCTTCCCAAAAGCCACACCGTCATAATTCCATCGCCTTAGATCTCGCGGTCTCTGCCAAGGAAAATACCTACACTTTGATCGGGAAATCCTTAGACAACGACGGTAATATCATTAACCCCGTAAAAGTCATGTGGCAGCCCAACAGCGTTTTTGTGACGCCGCCGAGCCTGTGGCACTCCCACCACAACGAATCCGATGCCGATGCGTTTGTTTTCCCAGTGCAAGACGCAGGGATGCAGATTTATATGCGCACCCTTGATATTCAATTTGCCAAGTAA
- the accD gene encoding acetyl-CoA carboxylase, carboxyl transferase, beta subunit gives MSLFDWFAANRQNSETQLQPQQEREIADGLWTKCKSCDALTYTKDLRNNQMVCKECGFHNRVGSRERIRQLIDEGTWTEIGQTIAPTDPLEFRDKKAYGDRLKDYQEKTGLTDAVMTGIGLIDGLPMALAVMDFAFMGGSMGSVVGEKICRLIEHGTAEDLPVVVICASGGARMQEGMLSLMQMAKISGALERHRAKKLLYIPVLTNPTTGGVTASFAMLGDLIIAEPKATIGFAGRRVIEQTLREKLPDDFQTSEYLLQHGFVDAIVPRTALKKTLAQMISLHQPFHPILPELQLAPQVEKEKVYEPVASTSTNDFYK, from the coding sequence ATGTCTCTCTTTGATTGGTTTGCCGCAAATCGCCAAAATTCCGAAACCCAGCTCCAACCCCAACAGGAGCGAGAGATCGCCGATGGCCTCTGGACAAAGTGCAAATCTTGCGATGCTCTGACTTACACCAAGGATCTGCGCAACAACCAAATGGTCTGCAAAGAGTGTGGTTTTCATAATCGAGTCGGGAGCCGGGAACGCATCCGCCAGCTTATTGATGAAGGCACTTGGACAGAGATTGGGCAGACCATTGCTCCCACGGATCCCCTAGAATTTCGTGATAAAAAAGCCTATGGCGATCGCCTGAAAGATTACCAAGAAAAAACAGGCCTAACCGATGCAGTCATGACAGGTATAGGGTTGATTGATGGCTTACCCATGGCGCTAGCTGTGATGGATTTTGCCTTTATGGGGGGCAGCATGGGTTCTGTGGTCGGGGAAAAAATTTGCCGTCTCATTGAACATGGTACTGCCGAAGATTTGCCTGTGGTGGTAATTTGCGCTTCCGGCGGTGCAAGAATGCAGGAAGGGATGCTCAGCCTGATGCAGATGGCGAAAATTTCCGGAGCCCTTGAACGGCATCGGGCAAAAAAATTACTGTATATCCCTGTGTTAACGAATCCTACTACCGGGGGAGTCACTGCCAGTTTTGCGATGCTAGGCGATCTCATTATTGCTGAACCCAAAGCGACCATTGGTTTTGCCGGACGCCGTGTGATTGAACAGACCCTACGGGAAAAGCTCCCCGATGATTTCCAGACTTCAGAATATCTACTGCAACATGGTTTTGTCGATGCGATCGTCCCCCGTACAGCCCTCAAGAAAACCTTGGCGCAGATGATCAGCTTGCATCAGCCTTTTCATCCCATTTTGCCGGAATTACAGTTGGCTCCCCAGGTGGAAAAAGAAAAGGTCTATGAGCCAGTTGCTTCTACTTCTACTAATGATTTTTATAAATAA
- the mutT_2 gene encoding mutator MutT protein, giving the protein MALPHKHIGVAVIHNGQGEILIDRRLNTGEMAGLWEFPGGKIEPGETVEACIAREIKEEINLDVQVGDRLILIEHNYPKFRVSLHVHWCRPTGGEALAIECQEIRWVKPAELGQYQFPEANQAIIDAIQRS; this is encoded by the coding sequence ATGGCTTTGCCCCATAAACATATTGGTGTGGCAGTGATTCATAATGGCCAGGGGGAAATTTTAATCGATCGCCGCCTGAATACCGGGGAAATGGCAGGACTATGGGAGTTTCCTGGGGGAAAAATCGAGCCTGGAGAAACGGTGGAAGCTTGTATTGCTCGGGAAATTAAAGAAGAAATCAACCTGGACGTTCAGGTGGGCGATCGCCTGATTTTAATCGAACATAATTATCCTAAATTTAGGGTTTCCCTCCATGTCCATTGGTGTCGGCCCACCGGGGGAGAAGCTCTGGCGATCGAGTGCCAAGAGATCCGTTGGGTTAAGCCAGCAGAATTAGGGCAATATCAATTTCCGGAGGCCAATCAAGCCATCATCGATGCCATCCAAAGAAGTTAG
- the rnc_2 gene encoding ribonuclease III, giving the protein MLPPQRQKSLYRLIDRLGLPDNLGIRWELLDLALTHPSISPDKNYEQLEFIGDAVVRLAASEVLYSEYPDEPVGEFAAIRSILVSDRTLAEFAHFYNLKKYLLYHGHYHGAGEISLLADAFEAMLGALFLTTNDLSLVHPWLDDHLRLKAAEIKRDPARENYKDALQTWSQGEYQKLPTYQVTENVHFHHEEERFLAKVWLGDNLLGQGVGRSKKAAEQAAARMAFEAIAPLDDCRPQP; this is encoded by the coding sequence ATGCTCCCTCCCCAACGCCAAAAAAGTCTTTATCGCCTCATTGATCGCCTGGGTCTGCCTGACAACCTAGGCATCCGCTGGGAACTTTTAGATCTTGCCCTCACCCACCCCAGTATTTCGCCTGACAAGAACTATGAACAACTAGAATTTATCGGTGATGCGGTCGTTCGTTTAGCGGCCTCAGAAGTGCTCTACAGCGAATATCCCGATGAGCCGGTGGGGGAATTTGCCGCGATTCGCTCGATTCTGGTCAGTGATCGCACCTTGGCGGAATTTGCCCATTTTTACAATTTAAAGAAGTATCTGCTTTACCATGGCCATTACCATGGTGCAGGGGAAATTTCTCTGTTGGCTGATGCCTTTGAAGCAATGCTTGGGGCACTTTTTTTGACGACCAACGATTTGAGCTTGGTGCATCCCTGGTTAGATGATCACCTCCGCCTCAAAGCGGCTGAAATCAAACGCGACCCAGCCCGGGAAAACTATAAAGATGCTCTGCAAACCTGGAGCCAGGGGGAATATCAAAAACTGCCCACCTACCAGGTGACGGAAAATGTTCATTTCCACCACGAAGAAGAACGATTTCTAGCGAAAGTCTGGCTCGGCGATAATCTTTTGGGTCAGGGGGTTGGTCGCTCCAAAAAAGCCGCAGAACAGGCCGCTGCTCGCATGGCGTTCGAGGCGATCGCCCCCCTCGATGACTGCCGCCCCCAACCGTAA